Below is a genomic region from Argiope bruennichi chromosome 11, qqArgBrue1.1, whole genome shotgun sequence.
CTTTTGTAAATCTTAGATTTCTTTCTCTATCCCCATTTCCCATTGAAATATCTCTATAGGATAGAGGTTTGTCCTGATTGACAGAACAAAACGTGGCTTAAACCATTCACACTATGAACATGAAATTTGAAAGAGATTTGCTTCTTGGATATACTAAGAACGGATTTTtcacacttttaattaaaaaataaaaacaattttaacgtgtttctgcattaaaatcaaatattattgcaCGAGAACTATTCTTGCAcagtttgaaaagtttaaaaatgtaacttttcaaTCATACcgattttatttgaatgaatgcattttttttttaattttagtaatttttggaGACATTctgtaacaatgatttttattgtaatgaaatttaaatcaatgccATCGCTTCATCAGCTCTTTGAGTTACGTTAGCGTTGTGATAAAAGAAGAGGCTTTTTTCcccttttgctttaatttaaaattcaaaactttaaaacagTTCCCTGAATAAGATTCTTCACTTGTTGAATGTTAAAAGAATGGATATATTATTCATCcctaacttcaaaaaataaattaactgtcattttttattttcattttacttgtaATTACAGAGCTGGCGTAATTTTAACTTTGTGAATTTGTTTCCGTTACTTATGAAAACTAGGAattgtgaaatcatttttatttcttcgtaaaatatataattgctttttctgtaattttttaaaagttaaaataaagaaaatcatatttattttcgcATATGCTAAGAAgcaggtttttattaaattttcaaaatgtaaaatattcacaAAAGCCTTTTCACAAACTTCAAAAGcgataagatgtatttttatattctgagAAATTCTAAACTAAGTTATTCTTTTCTggtaaaaaattatctaaaatactCAGTTAGAACATGGCATTGTTCTGCGGTAAGTTTTGGCGATTTGCCAATTTTACGATGGTAGCCACTCGGAAATGTTTTAGCTATTAGCTTTATGACActgcaaataaaatgttctaaattgcTAAATATTGTGAGTTATCAAAAGAGGAAATTTATCCTTTCCATCCCagatatgtctttttttttttttttgttactgcatatataaaaatcaagtaCAAAATTTTTGGTCATCATATGCTTCTACACCAGTgtcgacattttcagaaatgatgcaTCTATTCAAATTAACaagtaatttgttaattttaaaaaatgttgaaaaaaaatcccagatttttattgttaacaaTTGCGTACTGgtcacgagatttctcgttttGAGCAGGCAGGACGTTGTGGCCTggtcacgagatatctcgtttttaCGTTTTTTCGGCTAAACCGTTGCATAACCTACCAGAggtaaatatttaacacattaaggaccgcaaagaaatctgtaagacatACGTCTGGGACAGCACGTTTTTGAGCAAACTTGTATTCTCTAAAATcatcacaattttattatttatgaagcaaGAACAGACAGGACACGCAACACGAGAGAACTCGTGAGAGGTACGTAACAGATGAGATGCGAAATACAGGAAAACTCGTAAATGGTCTTTAATAtcttaaaacaagatactgctTCAAATTGTGCCGAACAATATTGTACAAGGGAATATGCTTTATCAAATATCCCattctaaagcattattcaagtctgtgaaataaatagtaactaaaatgtaaaaaaatttatataataaatacatgtataagatatatagtaatatttaagaatactttatgtaaatataatactaaatgcAAATTAAAGATGTGCACGTATGTATCCTATTGCTTGCCAAGCATGCTTCTAGAGCTTTCATAAATGTGTGGGCCCTGGGAGCGCTTAGAGCACCGTACGTAATGTGTCAATACTATAAAAGTGGATTGAATTTTTTTGGTacgatttttcttttctcttcatttttatgtttttgtcgAAACCGAACTTTGTTTTACGACAGATACCATTGTTTTTCTGCAATAttccagaaataaatattaaaattaaaaaaataaacctttacatttaaacattttaccgataaaaacaatgcattttaatataaaactggaGACATCCCATGCTTAGAAAAATACACAGGTTTACGTATACATGAATGTAATAAGGTGCTTAATAGTTAAGATGCTTAAAAAGAACTTCATTCCTGCATCTATTTCTCAGCACTCACCCTTTTCTAGGTTTATGGTGTTTTCAACAAAACATTGTTCTGAAAATTTTCGGAACTGAATTCAATTGGCATTATTAACATTATTCTGAACTGAATaggaagacattttaaaattgataggACTGTGTATAACTGGCAGATTTAAGAGGAGATGATTAAAATACTACTTTTGCTGTCTTTAAGAATCAAACATTTAAGGTAGAGGGGGAGAAGAGCACCCCTAAAAATGTCTCGCATACTGACGCGACTCATTTTTCGTCGCATATTGAAGACAATCAAATACGCAGCTTGTCAGTCATTTCTCgtgattaaaactaaaatttgacatatccGTCATTTGAATAACAAGActgcatattaaatttaactaagtTATATTTTCAGTTCCCATCTATCCGTGAATAAAGAGACTGACGGACGTTTCACCTTTGGGTAGCGATGATTCAAAATAGGATACAGATCTATTCTGCTGATGATAAAATCATATGACGAATTTCATTTCTTAgttgattaaatttttcagttattttgttcTTACGTACATCGATAGACAGGCAAGCTCCCATGGATAGATTTTCCCCAAAATTGGATTGGAGGCTTTTTTTGGTGCTATAATCAGAAACCAAATCTTACTTACCCctatcctcatttttttttcttcgaatttggTGTTTGAAATgtggatattcattaaaatatcaggGGTGAATTGTCTCATGattgtaatactttctctttgtaatcgataaagtaagaaaaaaatcgatttctttaATTTGGTTTTCCAGACAAGTAGAATGCGTTTCTTGCCTAGTTCTAGTGCTATTTCCAAGCAGGacgttaaaataacaaaacaaataaacacaaaaaaaccCTGCTTGCTGCACCTTAGTTATTCCAGTGAACTGAACTAAAGCAGTCTGGCGCTGGAAGCAATTGGCGGAATGTTGACCATGGCAATAATGGGactaaaagaaatacaattttcttaaaatcttaaaaatgagtCTTGTTATATAttgcatttcttaatttaaatgaagaaagagCTGTTTTACATAATGCAAacatgaaattcttatttttagcaAGTTTTTTACCGATAATAACTCAGGTAACACAGCCTGTAGCACAATATTGTACGACATTATATGATATTATTCAACGTTAAactacagtactgtgcaaattaattgggacaaacacaaaaattttcacaaatgttgtttaattagtataggttaacttacacgcacggtatagcaatctaatacaaaatgtgtcctcctctagcttgaatgagatcctgtacacggtttggcatggattccactaaattagaacataaatgtttgatctcgtcatcacgaaaccaaacttttatagcattctcaatcattgatttctttgttgagcagtccaTTTTACTCACATATCTCTTTGCAGTACTCCACAAATTTTCGACGGGATTTACATTAggagaattaccaggccaatccaaAACCGTTATTTTCTGTTCTTCAAAAAAATCCGTTGTCAGCTTAGACGTatggcatggagcaagatcttgttgaaaaATACCAACACCACCAGCGAACGTTTGCATCATAAGCACAATTTTACTTTAtgttatagaaatgtattgtttagagttcacCATCTCTTCAACTGGTACTAAGCTTCCAGGTCCTCCAGAAGTAAAATATCCCCAAAACGTctgtttctgagggtgcttaactgtttgaataagatgttgttccctgatgggttctccaccacttcgcctgacaaatcttggtcgaaacccttgcacaagaaaatgcTTTTCGTCACTGAATACAGccttcttccaatcttgtgcattccaggattgatatttcctggcCCAATCCAAacgttttttcttcattgcaggtgttaataactgttttcctattggttttcttgcaaatctcccagcttcaATAAGCCTTCGtcgaactgtcgatgaatccacgctcacaccagtagctaataattctctctgaagattTCTACTTGTTTTAtaaggatgcattgtactattttatacgagaaatttgtctgttcgagGTGTGGTCTTGCGTTTGCGTCCACATGCACTCTTTCGTTTTGTAGAAATTGTCCCAAAGTTCTTTTGCTGATTGATAATCCAAGAAACACTGGATTTTTCAACTCAAACTgctgcagcaatatccctcacagTCATAGAAGTATGTTGACTAAGAGTAATAATTCTAGtccttttcctgggagtgatatccattttttaaatatatgtcagaaagagacaattcacacaagcgaCCACTTCTTACAGCAACTAAAGGGGAAAATTTTTGACATGTCATGATTACGTGGTCAAACCAATTTAGACTAGTCAAGGGCAGTCGTGtttgtaagaaaatgcagttgaaaccgGTTTAAGGCAGAAAATCCccgagaaaggaacaattttcttaaaaaatatgtttgtcccaattaatttgcatagtactgtatattatataatattgagaatattgctttatatcataaaatattttacaatatatgtgTACtactaggaaataaaaaatatttgaaattatgtttgtgaAAATTCATGAATGATAAATAAGCAAGtgattcattcatttatgtacatttattttgatatctattcttacttacatttattatgaatatgcttataaatgatatcaaaagatattcattaaaaacttgataaatatGCTGAGTGAATGAGCTTTTCATTAAGCCAGTATTATCCATCAAGATAACGTATGCGCAGAATAAGCAGATACTTGTCCCATTTCTGCGCATGCATAATCGTAACTTGATTTATTATATTGGTTTATATAAACCCGCCTTAAAAGATGCGAACAGTCATttataaatacagggtgtttctgAACTTCACGCGCAGCCTAATAGAAATAGAAGAAAACATCAACAGGAAGCAGAATCATATAGGAGAGCTGAGACCCAAATGCCGATCTCGAGTGATAAACAGGCATAAAAACAAATAAGGTCACAATACATAAAGCAATAAGCGCTTTATTACGCATACATACACAAACAGTACAACAGAAACATGAGAGGAGGTGTTCGAAATTCCGACCATCCGCCTTGCATAGATTGGCGAATATTTTTAAGAAGCGAATATCGTCTAAGCGAATTCGTAAAACGATTAATGCCTCCTCACTCACGCGCTTGCTATTCTTTCGTGCTGACCACGAGAGCTCGTTTACAGCGCCACCTATTCGTTTAAGACACTGCTTTCTCTTATTTCAGATTTCCTGTTGATATTTCTACCTCCTCTCTAATTTTGTACACGAAGTTCATAAACACCTTGTAGAATTCTACTCTAATTTAATTGCGTTTCGATTATCGCTAGAAACTTAAACATGTCTTGATTTTTTCTGGTAaagtaagttaataaaaattcgaTTCGAATCATAAGGGaagtcttaatattttattttatttttctaaagaaaacttTTGTATAACGATAAATTATAACAGCATTGTTGAGAATCTtctgaaaaaatcatataaacaatGAAACGAGTCTGCAGTCTTAAgcagtaataatatttaatagcaataaattaCAGCAATATAATTACAGTTAATGCAATAGCAGTAAATTACAGCAATTGCATCTTTTGCCAGTACTTTGGGAAAGAAACATTTGAACACATAACGAGTCGGTCATCTCCACTGCAATTATATCTTTCAGAAAGATGGAATTGTATAAGATAAAAAGAATAAGATCAAGACCAAGTTGCCGATATCTCGGATTGAATCATTCAAAAAGCTGAAAGTTATTTCAGATTTCTCAAAATCCTTTTTCGCGTTGattctttaacaaaaattctCTACAATCCACCACAAGATATGGGAAGAAAATTATCCCACTTTTACACGGattgtattttacaattttgtcaCTTGTCGAATGCAcccattttattcttaataatacaaaataaatgtaaagatttcttttttaaaaaaatagtgtaatattattttgaattgaaattttagaagtaaaataagaaattttaaaagaaattaaactgtcTGAAGAAAATCTGAGACTGCACACGGAATTGAACTTACATCACATTGTAATAATCTTCTCCGGGCTCTTGTTGATTGCTCAGGGTTAAAAAGAGTTCTCAAGAGAGTTTTAAGAAGGTTCAATTGCcatttttaaacaagaattgTCTCTATTAGCTATATTGTATGATATTCCCACGACATTATACAATGAACTGAATGCCTGCCAATATCGGAAAGATATTGTAACAATGTTAttcggcattttgtgctaataagggTGTTCGAGCCATTTCTCAGTTTATATTGTCCACTTTGATCGGCCACCAAGAACAGTTTTCAAGAACAGCTTGACCATTGTTTGCAAATACCGACAACTCTCTTTGGTCCTTTTCTGGGTAGATGCGACTACTCATGCATTTTCTCCCTCCATCTACGAAAACTTCCACCGATGAGTGGTCCAAAAAGACCCGCAGAGATAATGTGTCTATCCCTGTGAGGGGAATGCTTCGATAACCACTCAAAGAATGCTGAAGATATCGCCTGTCCAAAGTCAACCGTCGTGCTTGTGTGTCAACATAGAGATAAAGACCACCGTCTGTGAGGTTGGCGTCGCCAAGACGGAGGCCATATGTCTCCGCATCGCTGGATTTCACGTCCCAGGTCATAACGATTTCCATTGCTGTGGCGTCATCGTGTATTTTCAGAAAAGACTTGTTTAGGACTGTTCTGTTCAAATGATCCTCCTTTCCTCGAAAGTCTTCGATTTCTCTCACTGGCTCGATCAAAAGTGTGCCATCCTTAGCCAGTGTAAGTTCGCGTGGCAAAGAGAACATCCCGGACCAACCGAAAACATTCTCTGGAAAGGGGGATTCCCACATATCCATCCAACCGACGACAATCCTTCTGCCATCAGATGTTAAGAATGTTTGTGGGGCGTAAAAATCATGTCCGTTGTCCATCTCAGTGAAATTCTGCTCAATCTGAAAATAATCACCAGAGTTCCATTTGCCTAAGAAGTAACCACTCTGATAAAGATTTCGATTCTTGTAGCCTATCTTTGGCATTCCCTGCGGTGAAAGTACCAGCAAATATTTGTCGTCAATTGGAAAGAAGTCCGGACACTCCCACATGTACCCTTGTCCAATATCTGCCTTAGCGAGAACTTGCACGAATTCCCATTGGCGAAGATCTTCAGATTGGTATAAATGTGCCTCACCAAGGTCACCATCTCGGGTGCCCATCACTACATACCACCTGTTGTCAGCCCGCCAAGCCTTTGGATCGCGAAAGTGCTGTACACCTTTCGGCGGATCCATGACCTTTCCCAGTTTTGTGAAGTTTATGGTATCGTTACTGGTAGCCAGGCACGTCACTTGATGAAGTTGGTCGTTTTCCAGGAAAACGTTTCCCGTATATATTAAGGTCAAAGTGCCTCTGTCGTCCACGGCTGATCCAGAAAAACAGCCATCCCTGTCTTCATCGATGGATGGCCCCAGTGCTACCGGGAGGTGTTCCCATTCGATGAGGTTCTTGCTTCGGGCGTGACCCCAATGCATGTCGCCCCATACTGGCTCAGAAGGGTTGTGCTGATAGAAGGCGTGATAATAACCTTTGAATTCTATTAGTCCATTAGGGTCATTCATCCAGCCTTTGGGCGGAGACAGGTGATACGTCGGATACCAATCCCCTTTTGTCGATACTGAGGAATCATAATTGTCTCTGTCCTCAGTAGATCGATTTTTGGACTCatcattattctgaaaaaaaaaaaagatccaaatgtaattaaatatactttttcgaATCCAATATTTAGTAcagaatatacattaaaatattcttttctgctCTTAATCTTTTTCTGCTCtctctattattattttgagGAGGATACCAGTTCTCCtttgttttctattttgaaaaaaataaataaattggcatTACTCTTAGGAGGCGTATACTTAATTCTGTTCTTTTTCTAAATACAAGAAAGATTTTTCTGGTCTTTTTGTTCATTGTGTAtactcaaaaaattaataaatttaagaatacgaATAATGTAATACTGgttagaatttataaattcgCATAGTTTCATGGgagaaaacttttcattaaattaaaaatggtaataaacattttatcatcTTCTCTTCGCAGAATAAAAGAAAGGGATTATTTGATTAACTTTCTATTTTGATGATTATATGGGAAggtattagttaaaaataatgacatcTATCCAAGTGAAGCCAATTATGGATAAATCTTGCCAAGACTAAGACGAGTTTACGGTGACCTGAGATTTTAATAATAGATATCACATGTAGAACTTCATGAAAAAGAAAGAGCAATTGAAATTATTGacctttttgaatttttcttttattaatgctgggtttacactcggccagttataaaacGGCAAggaggcagcgcatgcgtagaaagcttggaaaatgctgttcggtcgatgcAAACAAATGCTCCGACGGGataacaacatgccgctgtattgtattcccccccccctcttactGCGCATGGCGTTAGAAATTggcgttttttgttttttttggtgtgaaaaaattgatcacttatcatagattaattccgacattttatGCTCTTTTTAATgcaaggtctttttttttttttttcattttctttgctattttttcCCTATAGTTTTGCAAATTTAGCTTtgctgactttttttattttaccatgtttatttgtataaatatccatcattttaatacgatacgcagtgaaaaagaaaaattcagggaagCCAAAAcgacaatttatagccaagcatggaatgccttaATTGTGACAAACAggaatcagtccctttctgcgcatgcgctgcttactggccgagtgtaaacccggcttAAGAATGAATGCGCCGTGTGTATTCGTTGCCACTGTACAGAACAAATCCTTGTATCGAAAACTacc
It encodes:
- the LOC129956957 gene encoding sucrose-6-phosphate hydrolase-like translates to MLIFTLLLLFFVNSLDYSYGSQQLTDDDFTYSTEKAFQVIEEISKNNDESKNRSTEDRDNYDSSVSTKGDWYPTYHLSPPKGWMNDPNGLIEFKGYYHAFYQHNPSEPVWGDMHWGHARSKNLIEWEHLPVALGPSIDEDRDGCFSGSAVDDRGTLTLIYTGNVFLENDQLHQVTCLATSNDTINFTKLGKVMDPPKGVQHFRDPKAWRADNRWYVVMGTRDGDLGEAHLYQSEDLRQWEFVQVLAKADIGQGYMWECPDFFPIDDKYLLVLSPQGMPKIGYKNRNLYQSGYFLGKWNSGDYFQIEQNFTEMDNGHDFYAPQTFLTSDGRRIVVGWMDMWESPFPENVFGWSGMFSLPRELTLAKDGTLLIEPVREIEDFRGKEDHLNRTVLNKSFLKIHDDATAMEIVMTWDVKSSDAETYGLRLGDANLTDGGLYLYVDTQARRLTLDRRYLQHSLSGYRSIPLTGIDTLSLRVFLDHSSVEVFVDGGRKCMSSRIYPEKDQRELSVFANNGQAVLENCSWWPIKVDNIN